From Alosa sapidissima isolate fAloSap1 chromosome 2, fAloSap1.pri, whole genome shotgun sequence, one genomic window encodes:
- the LOC121690784 gene encoding class I histocompatibility antigen, F10 alpha chain-like, producing MWICLSLLISIPFSKGSDVDTLEVQYTVHHGPGGKRQFQQTTLFNGHVIFNCNSPTLRDQPRQEWVTQAFTQEELEERHQQCASQCNKHFASFEKIKQTITASADILQRRQGCVINSSLDEWGVNGEDFLTFDPDALKWTAHTDEANPLASEWDGKRIMNNDYKAFGNNLCRKKMKMKQAGRATNGAHTGMELLIFGKSIPGGTFTYLQCHVTGSSLSGVSIQLTKDGVPLDHGVNHTGPRPNGDGTVQMRVQVMTTMDHSKTYRCEVHSENFNKTVVFGENSVFTNDRSTHQITVVQVAASVIIVLVTCDIVVVCVIFWYSFDGWALLRHFVTGAR from the exons ATGTTGACACACTTGAGGTCCAGTACACAGTGCATCATGGCCCAGGTGGCAAGCGGCAGTTTCAGCAGACAACTCTGTTCAATGGACACGTGATATTTAACTGTAACAGCCCAACACTGAGAGACCAGCCAAGACAGGAATGGGTAACACAAGCATTCACCCAAGAGGAACTCGAGGAAAGACACCAGCAGTGTGCAAGTCAGTGTAATAAGCACTTTGCTTCATTTGAGAAGATAAAACAGACTATCACTGCTTCAGCAG ATATTCTTCAAAGACGTCAGGGTTGTGTAATAAACTCCTCTCTTGATGAGTGGGGTGTGAATGGTGAGGACttcctgacctttgaccctgatgCTCTTAAATGGACGGCTCATACTGATGAGGCCAACCCTTTAGCATCAGAGTGGGATGGAAAGCGCATTATGAATAATGATTACAAAGCTTTTGGCAATAATTTGTGCAGaaagaagatgaagatgaagcaAGCAGGAAGGGCCACTAATGGTGCACACACAG GTATGGAGCTTCTTATCTTTGGAAAATCCATCCCAGGAGGAACGTTCACATATTTACAGTGTCATGTGACAGGCTCCAGCCTATCAGGAGTCAGCATCCAGTTAACTAAAGATGGGGTTCCTCTTGATCATGGAGTTAATCACACAGGACCTCGTCCCAATGGAGATGGAACAGTTCAGATGAGAGTCCAGGTTATGACCACAATGGACCACAGCAAAACATATCGATGTGAAGTTCATAGTGAGAATTTCAACAAGACTGTTGTCTTTGGTGAGAACTCTGTTTTCACCAATGACCGATCAACTCATCAGATTACTGTGGTTCAGGTTGCTGCAAGTGTGATCATTGTGCTTGTTACATGTGacattgtggttgtttgtgtaatATTTTGGTATTCTTTTGACGGGTGGGCACTTTTAAGACATTTTGTCACAGGTGCCAGATAA